TCTGATTTTCAAAAGCATACCTGCCAAGAATTTTATAACAGGTAGAATCTACAAGATCCCAGTTATTAACATAAGGAAGATGGTCAAGATAAAAAGCTGCCACTTCTTCTTTTACCGCTTTATCTTTTGTTTTTTCAAACTTTGAAATCAGCATAAAAAGAGCCGTCAGCCTGTGTTCGTGGTATTTTGAAGAAAGTAATATACTGAGTTCTTCCAAATTGATTTTCGAATAATACTCTTTAGCAACAGAGCGCTGATCCGGAACTTTTACTCCCAGAAACAAATCGCCTTCCCCATATTCTCCTTTTCCTGTTTTGAAAAATCTCGGAAAGAATTCTGCCTTTTCAGGAATGGAAAGAATGGCTAGTGCTTCCTGTATTTCTTTAACAATGCTCATATTACAAGCGTTTTTAAGCTTTTTCTTCTAAGGCAGTATTCTCCTGCTCTTCCTCTTCTTTTGCAATCTTATTAGGGTTCGCCACCTTGGCAATGGTAAGCCCCTGAACAATGATCGAGAATACTACTACACAATAGGTAATACTTAAAATAATCTCACTGTATTCACTTTTAGGAATAGACATCGCCAGTGCAATGGAAACTCCACCTCTGATTCCTCCCCAAACCAGAACTTTTACAGTCTGCGGGCTGAAACTTCTTCTCAAAGAGGTAAATTTCGTAGGTCCCCAGATAGAAATAAATCTTGCAAACAGAACTACCACAATAGCAGCTAATCCAGGAATCATGAAGTGTCTGAGATCTTTAATCATTAAAAGTTCAAATCCGATGAACAGGAATAATACAGCATTCAGAATTTCATCAATCAGTTCCCAGAATTTAATCAGATAATCCTGAGTAACGGATTTCATTTTGAAACTCCTGTTGAAATTCCCCATAAATAATCCTGCTGCCACCATTGTCAACGGTCCTGAAATATGCATCTGTCTTGCAATAAGATAACCTCCCATCACTACAGAAAGCGTTACTAATACGGAAATAATATAATCATCCACTTCACGCATCAATCTTGATGTAACCCAACCAAGGAGAACTCCAAGTAAAAGACCACCTCCAGCTTCTTTAAGCAAAAGCAATCCGATGGTTTCAACACTCAGATCCACTTCTTTCCCGACTGCCAGCTGTAAAATCACTGTAAAGACCACAACCGCCATACCGTCATTGAACAGAGATTCTCCGGCCACTTTTGTTTCAAGTGATTTTGATACATTTGCCTGTTTCAGTACACTCAGAACCGCTACCGGATCAGTAGGTGAAATCAGGGCACCAAAAACAAGACAGTAGATAAAAGGAAGCTTAACGCCCACATAAGGAAGCAGATAAAACATTCCGAATCCTACCACAAAAGTAGAAATCACAACGCCTACTGTGGAAAATATTACTACAGGCCTGAACTGTTCTTTCAGATCATTAATATTAATATGAATTCCTCCTGCAAAGAGCAGAAAATTAAGCATAGCTCCCATCAAAACCTCGGTAAAATCAATACCGTTCATTAGATTGTGAAGATGTCCGAAAGTTCTCGGAAGCACTGTTTCTCCAAACATTACCAGAAAAATAGACACCACAATGGCAATCACCATAATTCCGATGGTGCTTGGAAGTTTTAAAAACCTGTAATTGAGATAGGCAAATATTGATGCTAATACGATTAATGCTGAAAATGAATAATATAATTCCACTAAGTGTTTCTTATTTTATGATTAATTGGTGAGTTCCAAATAGAGTATTTTAATATAGAGCTGCTGCCCCTCTTTTTCCCAAACATCAAACATGCCATCCTTAGCAGGTTTTGAGCTTCTCGTATAGTCCTGTCCTATATTCAGAATGTTTAGCAGAATGTATTCATCTCCTACGGAATTGACGATATAGGCGGTTTTTTCAGATTTCCCGTCTCCTGAAAGTTTTATTCCTTCAGTAAGTGAACGAAATTGATTCAGATGATGCATAAAGTTGCTGCCGTCCTTCACAGAATCATATGCTCTGAGAAGGATCAGCAAAATATCCAGATTCGTAAGGTCTTTATAATACAAAGCTTTTCCCTGCCTGATACAGTCTGCAAAATTGTTTTGCTTAAAGGCTTCAGCAAGACTTTTAAAGCTATCATCTGACGTATTTACTTTATCTTTTATGAAATTTCTTCCATAGTAAAGATATTGCGACTCTATACTGTCCAAAGACTTCGGATATCCTTTATATTTAAAAATAAGCTTCTCATAATTGTAAGGAGAATCAGAATTTTTGAGACTTTTCTCAATAACTTTTAAATCAAGTTTTGATTTCTGGCTGAAGCCAAAAACTGAAAACATGATGAATAAAAGGAAAAAGTGATACTTCATTAATTATTGATTTCTTCTTCCTCGTCGTTATCGAAATATTCAAAAAGGAAATCATTGTATGGAAATCTGGAAATATGAATCTTCATTACCTCATCGTAAATCATTTTCTTCATTTCCGGGAAGTTTTCCTTCGTTAAAGCAGAAATGAAAACCGTTGGATATTTTGATTTCCCCATCCATGTTTTCTTCCATTCTTCCAGAGAGATATTTTTACGGGTTGAAGGGGTAAGATCATCTTCGTCCTTTTTCTCATAACTGAAATCGTCAATCTTATTGAAGATCATAATCATTGGTTTCTGATGGGCATTGATTTCCATCAAAATATGGTTTACAGATTCTATGTGATCTTCAAAACTTTCGTGCGAAATATCCACTACATGAATCAAAAGATCAGCTTCACGAACCTCATCCAGAGTAGACTTGAATGATTCTACCAGCTGAGTAGGTAATTTTCTGATAAACCCTACTGTATCCGTAAGCAGAAATGGTAAGTTTCCGATCACCACTTTTCTTACTGTGGTATCCAGAGTAGCAAATAGTTTATTTTCTGCAAAAACCTCAGATTTTGAAATAGAATTCATCAAAGTAGATTTTCCAACGTTGGTATATCCTACCAAAGCTGCACGCACTACTTTTCCACGGTTATTACGCTGGGTCGCCATCTGCTTGTCAATCGTCTTCAGTTTTTCTTTCAGCAATGTAATTCTGTCACGGATAATACGACGGTCAGTTTCAATTTCCGTTTCTCCGGGACCTCTCATTCCAATTCCCCCTTTCTGACGCTCAAGGTGAGTCCACATTCTCGTCAATCGTGGCAAAAGATATTGATATTGTGCCAGTTCTACCTGGGTTCTTGCATAAGAAGTCTGAGCCCTTTGGGCAAAAATATCAAGAATAAGATTGGTACGGTCCAAAATCTTAACCTCCATCTCTCTTTCCAGATTTTTAAGCTGTGAAGGTGAAAGTTCATCATCGAAAATTACAGTTCCGATCTCGTTTTCTTTTACATATTCTTTTATCTCAATTGCTTTTCCACTTCCTATAAAGGTTTTGGAATCCGGCTGAGTCAGTTTTTGGGTAAAACGCTTTTGTACGGTTGCTCCGGCTGTGAAAGCTAAAAACTCAAGTTCATCTAAATACTCTGTCAGTTTTTCTTCGTCTTGATTTTGAGTAATAACACCCACTAAGACTGCTTTCTCATAGTTATGTTCTTTCTTTTCTAACATTAAGTTCTGTCTATGTTTATGATTTTTACAAGTTAATATTTTTCAGAAAAAAAACAAAATCAATTTTTATTTAATAACATATTTTAATATAAATTTAAGTTTACTGATGAAAGGTTTATAAAAAATCAATAACTTTATGTAATAAATTTCTGATTTTTAAATATTTAACTTAAAAACTAATCTCCGGAATATCATGATTACCCATATCAGATGTATGATTATTGATGATGATGAACTGGACAGACTGGTTCTTCAGCATTATATCAAACAATATCAAAACATTGAAATTGTTGCCTCTTTTGACTCTGCTGAAAAGGCAATACCCTACCTTGACGTTCCCGCCGATCTCCTGATTATTGAGACTAATTTGCAGGGCATGAGCGGACTTGAATTCCGGAGACTGGCCCATAAAATACCTGCCTGTATTTTTGTAAGTTCCCATCCTGAGCTGGCTGCCGGGGCTTTTGAGATCAGTACTTTAGATTTTATCACAAAACCCCTTACTGCAGAACGCTTTCATTACTCTATGGAGAAGCTTTTTGATTTTTTTGAAGTGAAAGAAAAATGTGAATGCTATGATGCAATGGTAGGAGAAAACTGCATCAAAATAAAAGAAGGAGGGCAGGTTTTTCAGATTAATATGAAAGATATTCTGTATCTGGAAGCTCTGAAAGATTACACCAGAATTATCACTCTTGAAAAAAATCACTGTATTTTAAATTCTCTGGGAAATCTTCTGCAAAAAAAAATCTTTGACTCTTTTGTCAGAATACACAGAAGTTATGCTGTTCCACGCCACCTTATCCGTGGAAAAAGCTGTCATGAGATAGAACTTGCACATCACATCAAACTTCCTATCGGCAGAACTTACAAGGATAATCTTTCTTTTTTCAATCCTTAAAAAATCCCGAAAAACATTCAACAATAATTCACAAAATGCCATTGGTCGATTATTTCTGCCGTTGGTCTATTTTCCTGTTATTTGATTGAGATAGGTGGTAATTTAGTCTTCCCAAATTCCCCAAGAAAAACACATCTATTAATCACCAAAACTGTTATCCATGGAAAGAATATCTATTTATTGTATTATTCTGTCTGTCTTTTCCGTCCCCATACTGCACGCACAATCTGCAGTTTTGGCAACCGGACTGGATGCTTCAGCAGCTAATGGTTTTGTTTCTTACAGTGTAGGCCAAACGACCTACCTCGAAAAAGGAACAGGACAGGTTCTCGAAGGTGTTCAACAGCCTTACGAAATTATCACTCTTACTTCCCTTGAAACTTCTTCTGAACTCACAGGCATTTTGCTATACCCTAATCCTTTCAGAGATTATTTGTATTTAGATTTTACCTCAAATAATTTTAAAGGATCAGAGTATCAGTTATTTGATGCCCAAGGTAAGCTGGTAAAAAAAGATAAGATTTCACAATCAAAATCTGAGCTTAATTTCTCCTCACTTCCTTCTGCTATGTATATCATCAGGATTACTCAAAACGGAGAAAATATTAAAACATTCAAAATCATCAAAAAATAAAATGCCATGAAAAAAATATTATTACTGTTTTGGATCCTGACCGGTTTCTTTATGGGACTTTCTCAGGCTCCGGAAAAAATGAGCTACCAGGCTGTCATGAGAAATGGCTC
This genomic window from Chryseobacterium viscerum contains:
- a CDS encoding LytR/AlgR family response regulator transcription factor, encoding MITHIRCMIIDDDELDRLVLQHYIKQYQNIEIVASFDSAEKAIPYLDVPADLLIIETNLQGMSGLEFRRLAHKIPACIFVSSHPELAAGAFEISTLDFITKPLTAERFHYSMEKLFDFFEVKEKCECYDAMVGENCIKIKEGGQVFQINMKDILYLEALKDYTRIITLEKNHCILNSLGNLLQKKIFDSFVRIHRSYAVPRHLIRGKSCHEIELAHHIKLPIGRTYKDNLSFFNP
- a CDS encoding cation:proton antiporter, with translation MELYYSFSALIVLASIFAYLNYRFLKLPSTIGIMVIAIVVSIFLVMFGETVLPRTFGHLHNLMNGIDFTEVLMGAMLNFLLFAGGIHININDLKEQFRPVVIFSTVGVVISTFVVGFGMFYLLPYVGVKLPFIYCLVFGALISPTDPVAVLSVLKQANVSKSLETKVAGESLFNDGMAVVVFTVILQLAVGKEVDLSVETIGLLLLKEAGGGLLLGVLLGWVTSRLMREVDDYIISVLVTLSVVMGGYLIARQMHISGPLTMVAAGLFMGNFNRSFKMKSVTQDYLIKFWELIDEILNAVLFLFIGFELLMIKDLRHFMIPGLAAIVVVLFARFISIWGPTKFTSLRRSFSPQTVKVLVWGGIRGGVSIALAMSIPKSEYSEIILSITYCVVVFSIIVQGLTIAKVANPNKIAKEEEEQENTALEEKA
- a CDS encoding DNA alkylation repair protein, with translation MSIVKEIQEALAILSIPEKAEFFPRFFKTGKGEYGEGDLFLGVKVPDQRSVAKEYYSKINLEELSILLSSKYHEHRLTALFMLISKFEKTKDKAVKEEVAAFYLDHLPYVNNWDLVDSTCYKILGRYAFENQKESLLRKLSESEEMWHKRVAVVGTMHYIKKGSFDLTKEFVTRNLKHPHDLMHKANGWLLREMGNKNEGELIRYLNLYYNEMPRTCLRYAIEKLDEDLRQDYLKGRV
- a CDS encoding DUF4919 domain-containing protein translates to MKYHFFLLFIMFSVFGFSQKSKLDLKVIEKSLKNSDSPYNYEKLIFKYKGYPKSLDSIESQYLYYGRNFIKDKVNTSDDSFKSLAEAFKQNNFADCIRQGKALYYKDLTNLDILLILLRAYDSVKDGSNFMHHLNQFRSLTEGIKLSGDGKSEKTAYIVNSVGDEYILLNILNIGQDYTRSSKPAKDGMFDVWEKEGQQLYIKILYLELTN
- a CDS encoding T9SS type A sorting domain-containing protein — protein: MERISIYCIILSVFSVPILHAQSAVLATGLDASAANGFVSYSVGQTTYLEKGTGQVLEGVQQPYEIITLTSLETSSELTGILLYPNPFRDYLYLDFTSNNFKGSEYQLFDAQGKLVKKDKISQSKSELNFSSLPSAMYIIRITQNGENIKTFKIIKK
- the hflX gene encoding GTPase HflX; the protein is MLEKKEHNYEKAVLVGVITQNQDEEKLTEYLDELEFLAFTAGATVQKRFTQKLTQPDSKTFIGSGKAIEIKEYVKENEIGTVIFDDELSPSQLKNLEREMEVKILDRTNLILDIFAQRAQTSYARTQVELAQYQYLLPRLTRMWTHLERQKGGIGMRGPGETEIETDRRIIRDRITLLKEKLKTIDKQMATQRNNRGKVVRAALVGYTNVGKSTLMNSISKSEVFAENKLFATLDTTVRKVVIGNLPFLLTDTVGFIRKLPTQLVESFKSTLDEVREADLLIHVVDISHESFEDHIESVNHILMEINAHQKPMIMIFNKIDDFSYEKKDEDDLTPSTRKNISLEEWKKTWMGKSKYPTVFISALTKENFPEMKKMIYDEVMKIHISRFPYNDFLFEYFDNDEEEEINN